In Candidatus Methylomirabilota bacterium, one genomic interval encodes:
- the rpmB gene encoding 50S ribosomal protein L28 — translation MPITHSSHCELCGRGPRVSQQISHAHNVSKRRQQINISRHHVVMNGTRRYIALCTRCLRSGRVQKAG, via the coding sequence ATGCCGATTACGCATTCCAGCCACTGCGAGTTGTGCGGCCGAGGTCCGCGAGTCAGCCAACAGATCAGTCATGCCCACAATGTCAGCAAGCGCCGCCAGCAGATCAACATTTCACGGCATCATGTCGTGATGAATGGAACTCGCCGCTATATTGCGCTGTGCACCCGCTGTCTTCGATCCGGGCGCGTCCAGAAGGCCGGCTGA
- a CDS encoding threonylcarbamoyl-AMP synthase, whose product MVRVGADTRPDDPVARYTVSPEAPSEALIERGATALRHGSLVAFPTDTLYALGADASNPRAIEQIFVAKGRSFNNPIPLLVADVAMATRLAGTFPEAAARLAERYWPGPLTLVVPAPPTICPLLTAGTGRIGLRAPDAAVALALIRHFGGAITGTSANRSGGREPLDADEVLRQLGNRVEVVLDGGPAAGGSPSTVIDVTISPPVVLRSGPILHEEILRLLGFQAH is encoded by the coding sequence ATGGTCCGAGTTGGAGCAGATACGCGACCGGACGATCCTGTCGCGAGGTACACCGTCTCGCCTGAGGCCCCCTCAGAGGCGCTGATCGAGCGCGGCGCGACGGCGCTCCGACACGGCAGCCTGGTTGCGTTTCCTACCGATACACTGTACGCGCTCGGGGCGGACGCCTCAAACCCGAGGGCGATCGAGCAGATCTTTGTCGCGAAGGGACGTTCTTTCAACAACCCCATCCCGCTCCTGGTCGCCGATGTCGCCATGGCGACCCGACTTGCAGGGACGTTCCCGGAGGCGGCCGCTCGTCTGGCCGAGCGTTACTGGCCGGGTCCCCTGACCCTCGTGGTGCCGGCGCCTCCGACGATCTGCCCTCTGCTTACTGCCGGGACCGGTCGGATCGGTCTCAGGGCCCCCGATGCCGCCGTGGCCCTCGCGCTGATCCGGCACTTCGGCGGTGCGATCACCGGAACAAGTGCGAATCGGTCGGGGGGTCGAGAGCCTCTGGATGCCGACGAGGTGTTGCGCCAGTTGGGTAACCGGGTGGAGGTGGTGCTGGATGGCGGGCCCGCGGCTGGAGGCAGCCCGTCGACGGTCATCGATGTCACAATCAGTCCGCCCGTCGTCTTAAGATCAGGTCCCATCCTGCACGAGGAGATCCTGAGACTGTTAGGATTCCAGGCGCACTGA
- a CDS encoding ABC transporter ATP-binding protein: MLRLHEVHLHYGAIHALKGITLEVEQGQIVTLIGANGAGKSSTLMAISGILRPTSGRIIFEGDDLTHLPSHAIVKRGIAQVPEGRRIFPILTVLENLEMGAYSRADAAEIRHDLDRVFQLFPLLKDRRSQHGGTLSGGEQQMLAIGRALMGRPRLLLLDEPSLGLAPKLVETIFEVIREINAQSTTILLVEQNAHMALRIAAKGYVMETGRIVLSDDADRLLANGEVRSAYLGE; this comes from the coding sequence ATGCTTAGACTGCATGAGGTCCACCTGCACTACGGCGCGATTCATGCCCTCAAGGGGATCACTCTTGAGGTGGAGCAGGGCCAGATCGTCACGCTGATCGGCGCCAACGGCGCCGGCAAATCGTCAACGTTGATGGCGATCTCCGGTATCCTGCGGCCCACCAGCGGACGGATCATCTTTGAAGGGGACGATCTCACCCACTTGCCGAGCCACGCGATTGTCAAGCGCGGCATTGCGCAGGTCCCCGAGGGGCGGCGTATCTTTCCGATACTGACCGTCCTGGAAAATCTGGAGATGGGCGCCTATAGCCGCGCCGATGCCGCCGAGATCCGTCACGACCTGGATCGGGTCTTCCAACTCTTTCCGCTGCTGAAAGACCGCCGCTCCCAACATGGGGGGACACTCTCCGGCGGGGAGCAGCAGATGCTGGCCATCGGCCGTGCCCTGATGGGGCGCCCGCGGCTGCTCCTGCTGGACGAGCCATCATTGGGCCTGGCTCCCAAGCTGGTGGAGACCATCTTTGAGGTGATTCGCGAGATTAATGCCCAGTCCACCACGATTCTGCTGGTCGAACAAAACGCGCACATGGCCCTGCGAATTGCCGCCAAAGGCTACGTCATGGAGACCGGTCGGATCGTCCTGAGCGACGACGCCGACCGGCTGCTGGCCAATGGCGAGGTCCGAAGCGCCTACCTCGGGGAGTAG
- a CDS encoding branched-chain amino acid ABC transporter permease has translation MLLQQLVNGLTLGSVYALIALGYTMVYGIIELINFAHGEIYMLGAYMGIVTFGLLTTLNLMAPDSALTLACMMIAAVLFCGACGITIERLAYRPLRTAPRLSPLISALGVSIFLQNFVMLAQGPRDKGFPELFIQGGIDLPGGRISAIQIFIMTTSVLMMWGLHLLVRRTRIGKAMRATAQDKQMAELVGIDVNRVISVTFLIGSALAAVAGVMVGMYYGLINFYIGYIAGMKAFTAAVLGGIGSIPGAMLGGILLGLIESLGAGYISSEYKDVFAFAILILVLIFRPTGLLGTDTSKRA, from the coding sequence ATGCTGCTTCAACAGTTGGTCAACGGGTTGACGCTCGGGAGTGTCTATGCGCTGATCGCCCTGGGCTATACCATGGTCTACGGGATCATCGAGCTGATCAACTTCGCCCACGGCGAGATCTATATGTTGGGCGCCTACATGGGGATCGTGACCTTCGGGCTCCTGACCACCCTTAACCTGATGGCCCCGGACTCCGCGCTGACCCTCGCCTGTATGATGATTGCAGCCGTCCTCTTCTGCGGCGCCTGCGGTATCACCATCGAACGGCTGGCCTATCGGCCGCTGCGGACGGCCCCGCGTCTGTCGCCCCTGATCAGCGCGCTGGGGGTGTCGATCTTTCTGCAGAATTTCGTGATGCTGGCGCAGGGACCCAGGGATAAGGGATTTCCTGAACTGTTCATCCAGGGCGGGATCGATCTGCCGGGCGGCCGGATCAGCGCGATCCAGATCTTCATCATGACCACCTCGGTCCTGATGATGTGGGGACTGCACCTGCTGGTACGCCGAACCAGGATCGGTAAGGCGATGCGGGCCACAGCGCAGGATAAGCAGATGGCCGAGCTCGTCGGGATCGATGTGAACCGGGTCATCAGCGTGACGTTTCTCATCGGGTCGGCGCTGGCGGCCGTGGCCGGGGTGATGGTTGGGATGTACTACGGTCTGATCAACTTCTATATCGGCTATATCGCCGGTATGAAGGCCTTTACCGCAGCGGTGCTGGGAGGGATCGGCAGCATCCCCGGCGCCATGCTGGGCGGGATCCTGCTGGGTCTGATCGAAAGTCTGGGGGCCGGCTATATCTCCAGTGAATATAAGGACGTCTTCGCCTTCGCCATCTTGATCCTGGTGCTGATCTTCCGTCCGACCGGTCTTCTGGGCACCGATACCTCCAAACGCGCCTGA
- a CDS encoding GTP pyrophosphokinase: MGIEPILERVRVASPDADLTLLQRAYDFAAKVHRGQERVSGEPYLSHPIAVAEIVLNLKMDVASVAAALLHDVVEDTHASLEEVNEAFGGEIANLVDGLTKISKLPFGSRQEHQAENLRKMVLAMSQDIRVILIKLADRLHNMRTLEPLREEKRRLIARETLDIYAPIAHRLGIYWMKAEFEDLALRYLEPDVYRDLSARIAKKRREREKDINEAIEILQQKFGEVGIRARIIGRPKHFFSIYKKMRDQHKEFDEIYDLTAVRVITESIKDCYGSLGVIHSLWKPIPGRFKDFIAMPKSNMYQSLHTTVIGPVGEPVEIQIRTYEMHKTAEEGIAAHWVYKEGKAALDPADKGFAWIRQLLEWQRDLKDSREFLETVKVDLFPEEVYVFTPNGDVKSFPKGACPIDFAFSVHTDIGLRCVGARANGRLVPLRYELQHGDIIEILTDSKHHPSRDWLKFVKTSRAKGRIKQWIKNEEKVRSISLGKDLLEKELRRLGKSPVQFLKPETMAKGLAGQGYPTPDDFFATVGFGKLSPRQAISKLLPAEELPHDGEVKPERKVRQPPDEGVTLLGSHDFLIRFARCCNPLPGDEIVGFITRGRGVSVHAADCSNIDQLSYDPDRKINVSWDAAPKTAHQVKIRVMIGKDRPGILAAISSAISATKINIAQADIRVTEDRKGLNTFTLEVSDLKQLQSAMGAIRQIDGVMGVERLRG; this comes from the coding sequence ATGGGAATTGAGCCGATCCTCGAACGGGTGCGCGTCGCCTCACCTGACGCCGACCTGACCCTCCTGCAACGGGCCTACGACTTTGCCGCCAAGGTTCACAGAGGGCAGGAGCGGGTCTCGGGGGAACCCTACCTGTCACACCCGATCGCCGTAGCCGAGATCGTGCTGAATCTCAAGATGGATGTAGCCAGCGTTGCCGCCGCGCTCCTGCACGACGTGGTGGAGGATACCCATGCCTCGCTGGAAGAGGTAAACGAGGCGTTCGGCGGTGAGATTGCCAACCTCGTCGACGGTCTCACGAAGATCAGCAAGCTCCCATTCGGCAGCCGCCAGGAGCATCAGGCCGAGAATCTTCGGAAGATGGTGCTGGCGATGTCTCAGGACATCCGTGTGATCCTGATCAAGCTGGCCGACCGGCTCCACAATATGCGCACCCTGGAACCGCTGCGGGAGGAGAAGCGTCGACTGATCGCTCGGGAGACGCTCGATATCTACGCGCCCATCGCCCATCGCCTCGGTATCTACTGGATGAAGGCGGAGTTTGAAGATCTGGCGCTCCGCTATCTTGAACCCGACGTCTACCGGGATCTGTCGGCGCGGATCGCAAAGAAACGTCGGGAGCGCGAAAAGGATATTAATGAGGCCATCGAGATCCTCCAGCAGAAGTTTGGCGAGGTCGGGATCCGGGCACGAATCATCGGCCGTCCGAAGCATTTCTTCAGTATTTACAAGAAGATGCGCGATCAACATAAGGAATTCGATGAGATTTATGACCTCACGGCAGTTCGGGTGATTACCGAATCGATCAAGGACTGCTATGGGTCGCTGGGGGTTATCCACTCCCTGTGGAAGCCGATTCCAGGGCGGTTTAAGGACTTCATTGCGATGCCCAAATCAAATATGTATCAATCACTCCACACGACCGTGATTGGTCCGGTCGGCGAGCCGGTCGAGATCCAGATACGAACCTATGAGATGCACAAAACGGCGGAGGAGGGGATCGCCGCCCATTGGGTCTATAAGGAGGGAAAGGCGGCGCTTGACCCGGCCGACAAAGGGTTCGCCTGGATTCGACAGCTTCTGGAGTGGCAGCGTGATCTCAAGGACAGCCGGGAGTTTCTCGAAACGGTGAAGGTCGATCTGTTCCCCGAAGAGGTCTACGTCTTTACGCCGAATGGGGATGTGAAGAGCTTTCCCAAGGGGGCGTGTCCCATCGACTTCGCCTTCAGTGTCCATACCGACATCGGCCTCAGATGCGTGGGGGCGAGGGCGAACGGCCGCCTGGTCCCGCTCCGATATGAGCTCCAACATGGCGACATCATCGAGATCCTGACCGATTCCAAGCATCACCCGAGCCGTGACTGGCTGAAGTTCGTCAAAACCTCACGCGCGAAGGGCCGGATCAAGCAGTGGATCAAAAACGAAGAGAAGGTCCGCAGCATCAGTCTGGGCAAGGACCTGCTGGAGAAGGAGCTACGACGGCTCGGCAAGAGCCCGGTTCAGTTCCTCAAACCCGAGACGATGGCGAAGGGCCTGGCGGGTCAGGGCTATCCGACCCCGGACGACTTTTTTGCCACCGTCGGCTTCGGGAAACTCTCCCCGCGCCAGGCGATCAGTAAACTCCTGCCTGCGGAAGAGTTGCCCCATGATGGCGAGGTCAAGCCCGAACGCAAGGTCAGACAACCGCCCGATGAGGGCGTCACCCTGCTGGGTTCGCACGATTTTCTCATTCGGTTTGCCAGGTGTTGCAACCCGCTCCCCGGCGATGAGATTGTCGGTTTCATCACCCGCGGACGGGGCGTGTCGGTTCATGCGGCGGACTGTTCCAATATCGACCAACTGTCGTACGACCCGGATCGCAAGATTAACGTCTCCTGGGATGCGGCGCCGAAAACCGCCCATCAGGTCAAGATCCGGGTGATGATCGGAAAGGATCGGCCCGGGATCCTGGCCGCCATCAGCTCGGCGATCTCGGCGACTAAGATCAACATCGCACAGGCTGACATACGGGTGACGGAGGACCGGAAGGGGCTCAATACCTTTACGCTGGAGGTATCGGATCTCAAACAGCTTCAATCGGCAATGGGAGCGATTCGGCAGATCGACGGGGTGATGGGGGTCGAACGTCTCCGTGGCTGA